A genome region from Cucurbita pepo subsp. pepo cultivar mu-cu-16 chromosome LG02, ASM280686v2, whole genome shotgun sequence includes the following:
- the LOC111788447 gene encoding eukaryotic translation initiation factor 2 subunit beta-like — protein SEASIGHTFLFSIAFSHQYFSVSLSIDFFLQLKSDYHGLPDQSGENEDREGIVLQYRFPWEGSDRDYEYEELLGRVFNILRENNPELAGDRRRTVMRPPQVLREGTKKTVFVNFMDLCKTMHRQPDHVMAFLLAELGTSGSLDGQQRLVVKGRFAPKNFEGILRRYVNEYVICIGCKSPDTILSKENRLFFLRCEKCGSGRSVAPIKAGFVARVGRRNAGT, from the exons CACCAATATTTTTCAGTTTCTTTGTCGATtgacttttttcttcaattgaaaAGTGATTATCATGGCCTTCCAGATCAATCAGGGGAGAATGAGGATCGAGAGGGAATTGTTCTACAGTATCGTTTTCCTTGGGAGGGAAGTGATCGCGATTATGAGTACGAGGAG CTTCTTGGACGGGTATTTAACATTCTTAGAGAGAATAATCCAGAGCTTGCAGGTGATAGGCGTAGAACAGTTATGAGGCCTCCTCAAGTTCTTCGTGAAGGCACAAAGAAAACTGTTTTCGTCAATTTCATGGATCTATGTAAAAC gATGCATCGTCAGCCAGACCATGTTATGGCTTTCTTATTGGCGGAGCTGGGAACCAGTGGATCTCTTGATGGACAGCAGAGATTGGTTGTTAAAGGAAGGTTTGCACCAAAGAACTTTGAAGGAATTCTGCGAAGATATGTCA ATGAGTATGTTATTTGCATTGGGTGCAAGAGTCCAGACACTATCCTTTCAAAGGAGAATCGACTGTTCTTTCTCAGATGCGAGAAG TGTGGTTCTGGACGATCGGTTGCTCCAATCAAAGCTGGGTTTGTTGCTCGTGTTGGCCGTAGGAACGCTGGGACATGA
- the LOC111786503 gene encoding protein NETWORKED 4A-like isoform X2 has product MANPTPPSNGELTKAESRKSHSWWWEGHISPKNSRWLRENLEDMDRSIKHMLRLIEEDADSFAKKAEMYYQKRPVMISYIWEFYTTYRSLVERYDHVTGELRRNIPSDLQSHGSDICDLISEPRAAGFDVFLGSGGSNSDTCQKEGYDSSFFTDSEPGSDDSSVYNYSDGEQGLNRKMMELENELREAKEQLHMKEDNAEECSFPFKAATDENSDIQVMRLKSEHQKNVLSELTKDLQAESVSATMADTQKHEDGILVEELRITKEKLENSQKEHSKLKFELENNKAPEKICHLPDELEAARKDTDTWKDKVSADRRAVAELQERISRLKARDLKLAVSNAEHKIFPENVTITAEISQPPKEQALLEDEIRKVKTEKEDLKERLNREIENLISGHNGFQSERDQLHAELITLKENLSSKGKLVQKLERERVELEGKVERQRVVIMEGAEEKREAIRQLCFSIEHYRSGYHMLREVFISQKRDLGFASQGCIGSQTI; this is encoded by the exons ATGGCTAACCCTACG CCTCCGAGCAATGGTGAGTTGACGAAGGCGGAGTCGAGGAAGTCTCATTCATGGTGGTGGGAAGGTCACATCAGCCCCAAAAATTCTAGATGGCTCCGGGAGAATCTCGAGG ACATGGACCGCAGCATCAAACATATGTTGAGGCTAATAGAAGAGGATGCAGATTCATTTGCCAAGAAG GCTGAGATGTATTATCAGAAGAGGCCAGTGATGATCTCTTACATTTGGGAGTTCTACACCACATACCGTTCCCTTGTTGAGCGTTATGATCATGTCACAGGAGAGCTCCGAAGAAATATCCCTTCAGATCTACAATCCCACGGCTCTGATATCTGTGATCTTATCTCTGAGCCACGAGCTGCTGGCTTTGATGTCTTCCTTGGATCTGGTGGCAGCAACTCTGATACTTGCCAAAAGGAAGGATATGATTCATCTTTTTTCACAGATTCTGAACCTGGATCTGATGATTCCTCTGTGTACAATTATTCAGATGGTGAA CAAGGACTGAACAGGAAGATGATGGAATTGGAGAATGAGCTGAGAGAGGCTAAAGAACAGCTCCACATGAAGGAGGATAATGCAGAAGAATGTTCATTTCCATTCAAAGCGGCAACAGATGAAAATTCAGACATTCAAGTTATGAGGTTGAAAAGTGAGCACCAGAAGAATGTGCTATCAGAATTGACCAAGGATTTGCAGGCTGAGTCAGTGTCCGCTACAATGGCAGATACTCAGAAGCATGAGGATGGGATTCTAGTGGAAGAGCTAAGAATTACAAAGGAAAAACTTGAGAACTCGCAGAAAGAacattctaaattaaaatttgaacttgaGAACAATAAAGCACCAGAGAAAATCTGCCATTTGCCGGATGAGCTTGAAGCTGCTCGAAAAGATACTGACACATGGAAGGACAAGGTGAGTGCAGATAGAAGAGCGGTCGCCGAGCTCCAAGAAAGAATTTCAAGGTTGAAAGCTAGAGATCTTAAACTTGCAGTATCTAATGCTGAGCATAAAATTTTTCCTGAGAATGTAACGATTACGGCTGAAATATCTCAGCCACCTAAGGAACAAGCTCTGTTGGAGGATGAGATCAGAAAAGTCAAGACAGAAAAGGAGGATCTGAAGGAGAGACTTAACCGCGAGATTGAGAATCTTATAAGTGGCCACAACGGCTTCCAATCTGAAAGAGATCAGCTCCACGCAGAACTTATTACTTTAAAAGAGAATTTGAGCTCTAAAGGCAAGCTTGTGCAAAAATTGGAAAGGGAACGTGTGGAACTAGAAGGGAAGGTGGAGAGGCAAAGAGTAGTGATAATGGAAGGAGcagaggaaaaaagagaggCTATAAGGCAACTATGTTTTTCAATTGAGCATTACAGGAGTGGATATCATATGCTTAGAGAAGTTTTTATCAGTCAAAAGCGGGATCTCGGGTTCGCATCTCAAG gATGCATCGGCAGCCAGACCATATAA
- the LOC111786503 gene encoding protein NETWORKED 4A-like isoform X1 — translation MANPTPPSNGELTKAESRKSHSWWWEGHISPKNSRWLRENLEDMDRSIKHMLRLIEEDADSFAKKAEMYYQKRPMMISYIWEFYTTYRSLVERYDHVTGELRRNLPSDLQSHGSDICDLISEPRAAGFDVFLGSGGSNSDTCQKEGYDSSFFTDSEPGSDDSSVYNYSDGDQGLNRKMMELENELREAKEQLHMKEDNAEECSFPFKAATDENSDIQVMRLKSEHQKNVLSELTKDLQAESVSATMADTQKHEDGILVEELRITKEKLENSQKEHSKLKFELENNKAPEKICHLPDELEAARKDTDTWKDKVSADRRAVAELQERISRLKARDLKLAVSNAEHKIFPENVTITAEISQPPKEQALLEDEIRKVKTEKEDLKERLNREIENLISGHNGFQSERDQLHAELITLKENLSSKGKLVQKLERERVELEGKVERQRVVIMEGAEEKREAIRQLCFSIEHYRSGYHMLREVFISQKRDLGFASQGCIGSQTI, via the exons ATGGCTAACCCTACG CCTCCGAGCAATGGTGAGTTGACGAAGGCGGAGTCGAGGAAGTCTCATTCATGGTGGTGGGAAGGTCACATCAGCCCCAAAAATTCTAGATGGCTCCGGGAGAATCTCGAGG ACATGGACCGCAGCATCAAACATATGTTGAGGCTAATAGAAGAGGATGCAGATTCATTTGCCAAGAAGGCTGAGATGTATTATCAGAAGAGGCCAATGATGATCTCTTACATTTGGGAGTTCTACACCACATACCGTTCCCTTGTTGAGCGTTATGATCATGTAACAGGAGAGCTCCGAAGAAATC TCCCTTCAGATCTACAATCCCACGGCTCTGATATCTGTGATCTTATCTCTGAGCCACGAGCTGCTGGCTTTGATGTCTTCCTTGGATCTGGTGGCAGCAACTCTGATACTTGCCAAAAGGAAGGATATGATTCATCTTTTTTCACAGATTCTGAACCTGGATCTGATGATTCCTCTGTGTACAATTATTCAGATG GTGATCAAGGACTGAACAGGAAGATGATGGAATTGGAGAATGAGCTGAGAGAGGCTAAAGAACAGCTCCACATGAAGGAGGATAATGCAGAAGAATGTTCATTTCCATTCAAAGCGGCAACAGATGAAAATTCAGACATTCAAGTTATGAGGTTGAAAAGTGAGCACCAGAAGAATGTGCTATCAGAATTGACCAAGGATTTGCAGGCTGAGTCAGTGTCCGCTACAATGGCAGATACTCAGAAGCATGAGGATGGGATTCTAGTGGAAGAGCTAAGAATTACAAAGGAAAAACTTGAGAACTCGCAGAAAGAacattctaaattaaaatttgaacttgaGAACAATAAAGCACCAGAGAAAATCTGCCATTTGCCGGATGAGCTTGAAGCTGCTCGAAAAGATACTGACACATGGAAGGACAAGGTGAGTGCAGATAGAAGAGCGGTCGCCGAGCTCCAAGAAAGAATTTCAAGGTTGAAAGCTAGAGATCTTAAACTTGCAGTATCTAATGCTGAGCATAAAATTTTTCCTGAGAATGTAACGATTACGGCTGAAATATCTCAGCCACCTAAGGAACAAGCTCTGTTGGAGGATGAGATCAGAAAAGTCAAGACAGAAAAGGAGGATCTGAAGGAGAGACTTAACCGCGAGATTGAGAATCTTATAAGTGGCCACAACGGCTTCCAATCTGAAAGAGATCAGCTCCACGCAGAACTTATTACTTTAAAAGAGAATTTGAGCTCTAAAGGCAAGCTTGTGCAAAAATTGGAAAGGGAACGTGTGGAACTAGAAGGGAAGGTGGAGAGGCAAAGAGTAGTGATAATGGAAGGAGcagaggaaaaaagagaggCTATAAGGCAACTATGTTTTTCAATTGAGCATTACAGGAGTGGATATCATATGCTTAGAGAAGTTTTTATCAGTCAAAAGCGGGATCTCGGGTTCGCATCTCAAG gATGCATCGGCAGCCAGACCATATAA
- the LOC111786503 gene encoding protein NETWORKED 4A-like isoform X3: protein MANPTPPSNGELTKAESRKSHSWWWEGHISPKNSRWLRENLEDMDRSIKHMLRLIEEDADSFAKKAEMYYQKRPMMISYIWEFYTTYRSLVERYDHVTGELRRNLPSDLQSHGSDICDLISEPRAAGFDVFLGSGGSNSDTCQKEGYDSSFFTDSEPGSDDSSVYYSDGDQGLNRKMMELENELREAKEQLHMKEDNAEECSFPFKAATDENSDIQVMRLKSEHQKNVLSELTKDLQAESVSATMADTQKHEDGILVEELRITKEKLENSQKEHSKLKFELENNKAPEKICHLPDELEAARKDTDTWKDKVSADRRAVAELQERISRLKARDLKLAVSNAEHKIFPENVTITAEISQPPKEQALLEDEIRKVKTEKEDLKERLNREIENLISGHNGFQSERDQLHAELITLKENLSSKGKLVQKLERERVELEGKVERQRVVIMEGAEEKREAIRQLCFSIEHYRSGYHMLREVFISQKRDLGFASQGCIGSQTI from the exons ATGGCTAACCCTACG CCTCCGAGCAATGGTGAGTTGACGAAGGCGGAGTCGAGGAAGTCTCATTCATGGTGGTGGGAAGGTCACATCAGCCCCAAAAATTCTAGATGGCTCCGGGAGAATCTCGAGG ACATGGACCGCAGCATCAAACATATGTTGAGGCTAATAGAAGAGGATGCAGATTCATTTGCCAAGAAGGCTGAGATGTATTATCAGAAGAGGCCAATGATGATCTCTTACATTTGGGAGTTCTACACCACATACCGTTCCCTTGTTGAGCGTTATGATCATGTAACAGGAGAGCTCCGAAGAAATC TCCCTTCAGATCTACAATCCCACGGCTCTGATATCTGTGATCTTATCTCTGAGCCACGAGCTGCTGGCTTTGATGTCTTCCTTGGATCTGGTGGCAGCAACTCTGATACTTGCCAAAAGGAAGGATATGATTCATCTTTTTTCACAG ATTCTGAACCTGGTTCTGATGATTCCTCGGTGTACTATTCAGATGGTGATCAAGGACTGAACAGGAAGATGATGGAATTGGAGAATGAGCTGAGAGAGGCTAAAGAACAGCTCCACATGAAGGAGGATAATGCAGAAGAATGTTCATTTCCATTCAAAGCGGCAACAGATGAAAATTCAGACATTCAAGTTATGAGGTTGAAAAGTGAGCACCAGAAGAATGTGCTATCAGAATTGACCAAGGATTTGCAGGCTGAGTCAGTGTCCGCTACAATGGCAGATACTCAGAAGCATGAGGATGGGATTCTAGTGGAAGAGCTAAGAATTACAAAGGAAAAACTTGAGAACTCGCAGAAAGAacattctaaattaaaatttgaacttgaGAACAATAAAGCACCAGAGAAAATCTGCCATTTGCCGGATGAGCTTGAAGCTGCTCGAAAAGATACTGACACATGGAAGGACAAGGTGAGTGCAGATAGAAGAGCGGTCGCCGAGCTCCAAGAAAGAATTTCAAGGTTGAAAGCTAGAGATCTTAAACTTGCAGTATCTAATGCTGAGCATAAAATTTTTCCTGAGAATGTAACGATTACGGCTGAAATATCTCAGCCACCTAAGGAACAAGCTCTGTTGGAGGATGAGATCAGAAAAGTCAAGACAGAAAAGGAGGATCTGAAGGAGAGACTTAACCGCGAGATTGAGAATCTTATAAGTGGCCACAACGGCTTCCAATCTGAAAGAGATCAGCTCCACGCAGAACTTATTACTTTAAAAGAGAATTTGAGCTCTAAAGGCAAGCTTGTGCAAAAATTGGAAAGGGAACGTGTGGAACTAGAAGGGAAGGTGGAGAGGCAAAGAGTAGTGATAATGGAAGGAGcagaggaaaaaagagaggCTATAAGGCAACTATGTTTTTCAATTGAGCATTACAGGAGTGGATATCATATGCTTAGAGAAGTTTTTATCAGTCAAAAGCGGGATCTCGGGTTCGCATCTCAAG gATGCATCGGCAGCCAGACCATATAA
- the LOC111786503 gene encoding protein NETWORKED 4A-like isoform X4, whose amino-acid sequence MANPTPPSNGELTKAESRKSHSWWWEGHISPKNSRWLRENLEDMDRSIKHMLRLIEEDADSFAKKAEMYYQKRPMMISYIWEFYTTYRSLVERYDHVTGELRRNLPSDLQSHGSDICDLISEPRAAGFDVFLGSGGSNSDTCQKEGYDSSFFTDSEPGSDDSSVYNYSDGEQGLNRKMMELENELREAKEQLHMKEDNAEECSFPFKAATDENSDIQVMRLKSEHQKNVLSELTKDLQAESVSATMADTQKHEDGILVEELRITKEKLENSQKEHSKLKFELENNKAPEKICHLPDELEAARKDTDTWKDKVSADRRAVAELQERISRLKARDLKLAVSNAEHKIFPENVTITAEISQPPKEQALLEDEIRKVKTEKEDLKERLNREIENLISGHNGFQSERDQLHAELITLKENLSSKGKLVQKLERERVELEGKVERQRVVIMEGAEEKREAIRQLCFSIEHYRSGYHMLREVFISQKRDLGFASQGKS is encoded by the exons ATGGCTAACCCTACG CCTCCGAGCAATGGTGAGTTGACGAAGGCGGAGTCGAGGAAGTCTCATTCATGGTGGTGGGAAGGTCACATCAGCCCCAAAAATTCTAGATGGCTCCGGGAGAATCTCGAGG ACATGGACCGCAGCATCAAACATATGTTGAGGCTAATAGAAGAGGATGCAGATTCATTTGCCAAGAAGGCTGAGATGTATTATCAGAAGAGGCCAATGATGATCTCTTACATTTGGGAGTTCTACACCACATACCGTTCCCTTGTTGAGCGTTATGATCATGTAACAGGAGAGCTCCGAAGAAATC TCCCTTCAGATCTACAATCCCACGGCTCTGATATCTGTGATCTTATCTCTGAGCCACGAGCTGCTGGCTTTGATGTCTTCCTTGGATCTGGTGGCAGCAACTCTGATACTTGCCAAAAGGAAGGATATGATTCATCTTTTTTCACAGATTCTGAACCTGGATCTGATGATTCCTCTGTGTACAATTATTCAGATGGTGAA CAAGGACTGAACAGGAAGATGATGGAATTGGAGAATGAGCTGAGAGAGGCTAAAGAACAGCTCCACATGAAGGAGGATAATGCAGAAGAATGTTCATTTCCATTCAAAGCGGCAACAGATGAAAATTCAGACATTCAAGTTATGAGGTTGAAAAGTGAGCACCAGAAGAATGTGCTATCAGAATTGACCAAGGATTTGCAGGCTGAGTCAGTGTCCGCTACAATGGCAGATACTCAGAAGCATGAGGATGGGATTCTAGTGGAAGAGCTAAGAATTACAAAGGAAAAACTTGAGAACTCGCAGAAAGAacattctaaattaaaatttgaacttgaGAACAATAAAGCACCAGAGAAAATCTGCCATTTGCCGGATGAGCTTGAAGCTGCTCGAAAAGATACTGACACATGGAAGGACAAGGTGAGTGCAGATAGAAGAGCGGTCGCCGAGCTCCAAGAAAGAATTTCAAGGTTGAAAGCTAGAGATCTTAAACTTGCAGTATCTAATGCTGAGCATAAAATTTTTCCTGAGAATGTAACGATTACGGCTGAAATATCTCAGCCACCTAAGGAACAAGCTCTGTTGGAGGATGAGATCAGAAAAGTCAAGACAGAAAAGGAGGATCTGAAGGAGAGACTTAACCGCGAGATTGAGAATCTTATAAGTGGCCACAACGGCTTCCAATCTGAAAGAGATCAGCTCCACGCAGAACTTATTACTTTAAAAGAGAATTTGAGCTCTAAAGGCAAGCTTGTGCAAAAATTGGAAAGGGAACGTGTGGAACTAGAAGGGAAGGTGGAGAGGCAAAGAGTAGTGATAATGGAAGGAGcagaggaaaaaagagaggCTATAAGGCAACTATGTTTTTCAATTGAGCATTACAGGAGTGGATATCATATGCTTAGAGAAGTTTTTATCAGTCAAAAGCGGGATCTCGGGTTCGCATCTCAAGGCAAGTCATGA
- the LOC111787466 gene encoding protein NETWORKED 4A-like produces MANSVSPSDRQLKRLGSGKSHSWWWDSHLSPRNSRWLTENLEEMDRSIKRMLKLIEEDADSFAKKAEMYYQKRPVLISHVEEFYRMYRSLAERYDHVTGELRKNIPSDLQSQGSGICDLPSEPSSTWPSPDQRLGRRRSGPRAAGFDFFLGSGGSNDICQKEGDESSSLTESEPDSDDSSVYNYAGGDQGLNRKMIELEIELREAREKIRMKEENAESSFPFKGLTDENSDDAFARNREEELRNANEKLRISDIQIMRLKNKLLKYEQSELTKDLKAESVSATMADTKRHEDEVPLVINLESEVEEHRKGLEDDQVINVQGLVEELKITKERLENSQKELCKLKLQHENNRSPEKICHLQDELEAARKDTATWKAKLTTEKREVSKLQERIVRLKASLSDRDHEIRDLNLAVSDAEQKIFPEKTQIKAEISRLLEERALLMEQLRKWEHQTRLLEDEIRKVKREKVVLEERLNREIQLLETTIVNKVECIENLKSGLDGFQSERDQLHSEVITLKENLSSKDNQVTKINEHVQKLERERVELVSGVEKANRRAEELRLREKELEGKVERQRVLIMEGAEEKREAIRQLCFSIEHYRSEYHMLKEVFIGQKRALMSAS; encoded by the exons ATGGCTAACTCAGTG TCTCCGAGTGACAGGCAATTGAAGAGGTTGGGGTCTGGGAAGTCTCATTCTTGGTGGTGGGATAGTCACCTCAGCCCCAGAAACTCTAGATGGCTCACGGAGAATCTCGAGG AGATGGACCGCAGCATCAAACGTATGTTGAAGCTAATAGAAGAGGATGCAGATTCATTTGCCAAGAAGGCTGAGATGTATTATCAGAAGAGGCCAGTGTTGATCTCTCATGTTGAGGAGTTCTATCGCATGTATCGTTCCCTTGCTGAGCGTTATGATCATGTGACAGGAGAGCTGCGAAAAAATATTCCTTCAGATCTACAATCCCAGGGCTCTGGTATTTGTGACCTGCCCTCTGAGCCATCCTCTACATGGCCCTCTCCTGATCAAAGGCTTGGACGTCGTAGATCTGGGCCACGAGCTGCTGGTTTTGATTTCTTCCTTGGATCTGGTGGGAGCAATGATATTTGCCAAAAGGAAGGAGATGAATCATCATCCTTAACAGAATCTGAACCTGATTCCGATGATTCCTCGGTGTACAATTATGCAGGTGGTGATCAAGGACTGAACAGGAAGATGATTGAATTGGAGATTGAGCTTCGTGAGGCCAGAGAAAAGATCCGCATGAAGGAGGAAAATGCAGAAAGTTCATTTCCATTCAAGGGGTTAACAGATGAAAATTCTGATGATGCTTTTGCTAGAAATAGAGAGGAAGAATTAAGGAATGCAAATGAGAAGCTGCGAATTTCAGACATCCAGATCATGAGGTTGAAAAATAAGCTCCTGAAATACGAGCAATCAGAATTGACCAAAGATTTGAAGGCTGAGTCTGTATCTGCTACAATGGCAGATACCAAGAGGCATGAGGATGAGGTTCCCTTGGTCATTAATCTGGAATCAGAGGTTGAAGAACATCGTAAAGGTTTGGAAGATGACCAAGTGATTAACGTTCAGGGATTGGTGGAAGAGCTAAAAATTACAAAGGAAAGACTTGAGAACTCGCAGAAAGAACTTTGTAAATTGAAACTTCAACATGAGAATAATAGGTCACCCGAGAAAATCTGCCATTTGCAGGATGAGCTTGAAGCTGCTCGAAAAGATACTGCCACGTGGAAGGCCAAGCTGACTACAGAGAAAAGAGAGGTCTCCAAACTCCAAGAAAGAATTGTGAGGTTGAAAGCTAGTTTATCAGATCGAGATCATGAGATCAGAGATTTAAATTTAGCAGTATCTGATGCTGAGCAGAAAATTTTTCCAGAGAAAACACAGATTAAGGCTGAAATATCTCGGCTACTTGAGGAACGAGCTCTGTTGATGGAACAACTAAGAAAATGGGAACATCAAACTCGTCTTTTGGAGGATGAGATCAGAAAAGTCAAGAGGGAAAAGGTGGTTTTGGAGGAGAGACTTAATCGTGAGATTCAGCTGTTGGAAACGACCATTGTTAACAAAGTAGAATGCATTGAGAATCTTAAAAGTGGCCTTGATGGCTTCCAATCTGAAAGAGATCAGCTCCATTCCGAAGTTATTACTTTGAAAGAGAATTTGAGCTCTAAAGACAACCAGGTAACCAAAATAAACGAGCATGTGCAAAAATTGGAAAGGGAACGTGTGGAACTTGTATCAGGTGTTGAAAAAGCAAATAGGAGGGCAGAGGAGTTAAGATTAAGAGAGAAGGAACTAGAAGGGAAGGTCGAGAGGCAAAGAGTACTAATAATGGAAGGAGcagaggaaaaaagagaggCTATAAGGCAGCTATGTTTTTCGATTGAGCATTACAGGAGTGAATATCATATGCTTAAAGAAGTTTTTATCGGTCAAAAGCGTGCTCTCATGTCCGCATCTTAA
- the LOC111787467 gene encoding trans-cinnamate 4-monooxygenase-like, which yields MDLLLLEKALLGLFVAMVVAITISKLRGKRFKLPPGPIPIPIFGNWLQVGDDLNHRNLTEMAKKFGDILLLRMGQRNLVVVSSPELAKEVLHTQGVEFGSRTRNVVFDIFTDKGQDMVFTVYGEHWRKMRRIMTVPFFTNKVVQQNRLGWEEEASRVVEDLKNDPKASTSGVVLRRRLQLLMYNNMYRIMFDRRFDSMEDPLFNKLKLINAERSRLSQSFEYNYGDFIPILRPFLRGYLNVCKDVKERRLKLFKDNFVDERRRLTSTMSNKEDSVKCAIDHIVEAQENGEITEANVLFIVENINVAAIETTLWSMEWAIAELVNHANIQKKLRDELDSVLGHGVQITEPDIRNLPYLQAVIKETMRLRMAIPLLVPHMNLLDAKLAGYDIPAESKILVNAWWLANNPDHWNKPHEFRPERFLEEEADVEPSGNDFRYLPFGAGRRSCPGIVLALPIVAITLGRLIQNFELLPPPGQSKIDTTEKPGQFSLQILNHSTIVAKPRSF from the exons ATGGATCTTCTCCTTTTGGAGAAGGCTCTGCTGGGGCTGTTTGTGGCCATGGTTGTTGCTATTACCATATCCAAGCTCAGGGGTAAACGTTTTAAACTCCCACCAGGTCCCATCCCCATACCCATATTTGGAAATTGGCTGCAGGTGGGTGATGACTTGAACCACCGCAACCTGACGGAGATGGCCAAGAAGTTCGGTGACATACTGTTGCTCAGAATGGGACAGCGGAACCTGGTGGTTGTTTCTTCACCAGAGCTGGCTAAGGAAGTGCTGCATACCCAGGGAGTTGAATTCGGATCCAGGACTAGGAACGTGGTGTTCGATATATTCACTGACAAGGGTCAGGACATGGTGTTCACAGTTTATGGCGAGCACTGGAGGAAAATGAGACGAATCATGACTGTCCCCTTTTTCACAAACAAGGTGGTGCAGCAGAACAGGCTCGGTTGGGAGGAGGAGGCTTCCAGAGTTGTGGAGGATCTCAAGAACGATCCAAAAGCTTCCACCAGTGGGGTGGTTCTGAGAAGGCGCCTGCAGCTTCTTATGTATAACAATATGTATAGGATTATGTTCGACAGGAGATTCGACAGCATGGAGGACCCTCTCTTCAACAAACTCAAGCTTATAAACGCCGAGAGGAGTCGGTTATCTCAGAGCTTTGAATACAACTACGGCGATTTCATCCCCATACTGAGGCCTTTCTTGAGAGGGTATTTGAATGTGTGTAAGGACGTCAAGGAGAGGAGGCTCAAGCTCTTCAAGGACAATTTTGTCGATGAGAGGAG GAGACTTACAAGCACGATGAGCAACAAGGAGGATAGTGTCAAATGTGCCATTGATCATATCGTGGAGGCTCAAGAGAATGGTGAAATCACCGAAGCTAATGTTCTCTTCATTGTTGAGAACATCAATGTTGCCG CAATCGAAACAACATTGTGGTCGATGGAGTGGGCAATTGCTGAGCTCGTGAACCACGCCAACATCCAGAAAAAGCTGAGGGATGAGCTCGATTCGGTGCTTGGACATGGCGTTCAAATTACAGAGCCCGACATTCGCAATCTGCCTTACTTGCAGGCTGTTATCAAAGAGACCATGCGGCTAAGAATGGCCATTCCTCTCCTAGTGCCTCACATGAACCTCCTAGACGCCAAGTTGGCTGGTTATGACATCCCTGCAGAGAGCAAGATTCTTGTGAACGCATGGTGGCTGGCCAACAACCCTGACCACTGGAACAAACCCCATGAATTCCGACCCGAGAGGTTCTTAGAGGAGGAGGCCGACGTGGAGCCTAGCGGGAACGACTTCAGATACCTTCCCTTCGGCGCCGGGAGGAGGAGTTGCCCGGGGATCGTCCTTGCCTTGCCCATTGTCGCCATTACTTTGGGTCGTCTCATTCAGAACTTTGAGCTGCTGCCTCCTCCTGGACAGTCCAAGATTGATACCACTGAAAAGCCTGGACAGTTCAGCTTGCAAATATTGAACCACTCCACTATTGTGGCAAAGCCAAGGTCTTTTTGA